GAACGTACAATCTCCGCCACCGAGCTGCTCGATCATCCGTTTTTGCGCTCCACATTGCTGCTACACACCGACCACGTGGCAATGGGTCAGCAGCAACTAACGACGGCTGCACTGCAAAAAGCACTGCCAGCTCCGACGACAGTTGGCCAGCGGTCGGAAAACGgccaacagcatcagcagcaactcGTTCCCTACATGCCGTTGGTGATGAACGGTTCAGGCACCGGGCAGGAAAAGTCCCGCATTCAGACCGAATTTGAGCTGCTGTCGTACCTCGGGAAGGGTGCGTACGGGGACGTGCTCAAGGTGCGCAACAAGCTCGACAACCGCGAGTACGCGATCAAGCGCATACGGCTGCCGGCGCGAAGCAAACAGTTCTACAAGAAGATGACCCGCGAGGTGGAGCTGCTGTCCCGCTTGAACCATGAAAATGTCGTGCGCTACTACAACAGCTGGGTGGAGGCAACGAGCACCGCGGAAATGCTGGCCGCCACCGATACGGAGGGTGAAATGGCTGGCGGTGGCACAGTGAGCAGTTGCGATTGGTCCGTTGCAAGTCGCCCGAAGCGAAGAGCCTCCCGGGTACGTCGAACAACTGCAACTGCCACGGCGGCGGCGGACTTGGTGAAGAAAGGCATCGAAGATAAGAATATCGATTGTTTCGTGGACTTTTTGCCTAACGATACGAGCAGtgaggaggacgaggatgaTGAGGATGACGACGAAACGAATGATCTCGACGAggatagtagtagtagcagtagcgaTGAAAGCAGTGGCTCCATTAACAACCACCGCAAGCTGAACGAAGAGAGCTTTAACGACAGTTCGGGTGGGATCGAGTTTGTAGGATCGAACGGGGAAGCGCCATCGTACAACAGCTACGGCGAAGCGGGATCGGCAGTGGAAAATGGTGGGGTAAAGAAGGCTGCGACGACTCCAGCACCGCCCGAAGTGCTGTATATGTACATCCAGATGGAGTTCTGCGAGAAGAGCACGCTGAGGACGGCGATCGATGCTGGGCTGTACCAGGATATCGATCGCGTGTGGCGACTGTTCCGGGAGATCGTGGAAGGGCTCAGCCACATCCATCAGCAGGGCATGATTCACCGCGATCTGAAGCCGGTCAACATTTTCCTCGATTCGCGGGACCAGGTAAAGATCGGCGATTTCGGTCTAGCGACGACGAGCATTCTGGCGCTGCAGAATCAGGGCCATCAAAACGGTATGTCTCTGTGGGGAAAGGAAAGTAAACGAAACAGTGCGGCTGATTTGGCTAACTTGgctatgttttctttttgtttttttctagcTCCCTCTGGACAGATGGGCCATCTGGCGGTGGCCAGCATCCAGCAGGGGAAATCGTCCGACATTGGCTACTCGCTAACGGGCAAAGTCGGTACGGCGCTGTACGTGGCACCCGAGCTGACGGGCAATGCGTCCCGCTCGACCTACAACCAGAAGGTGGATCTTTATTCGCTCGGCATCATACTGTTCGAAATGAGCTCCCAGCCACTGAACACCGGTATGGAGCGGGTGAAAACGCTGATGGATTTGCGCTCCGATGCGATACGGCTGCCGGAAGCGCTGCTGGCCGATGCGCGCTACAGCCGGCTGGTGCAGGTGATCCGCTGGCTGCTAAACCACGACCCGCAAAAGCGTCCAACCGCGGAAGAAGTGCTCTGCTCGGAGCTGGTGCCTCGTACGCGGCTCGAGGCCGAGGAAATACAGGACGTGGTGAGACACATTCTGTCGAACCCGCAGTCCCGCCACTACAAGCATCTGATTGCGCGCTGCTTCGCCCAGGCCAGCGATCCCATCTGCGAGCTAAGCTACCACTTTGACATGGTGCCGATGATACCGATACTGCCACGGTTCGATTACGTGAAGGCGAAGCTGGTCGCACTCTTCCGGAAGCATGGTGCCATCGAGGTGGTTACACCACTGCTGACGCCATACACGAAGCAGCACGCGGCTCGGTCGAACACGGTCAAGCTGATGACACACTCCGGAAGTGTTGTCACGTTGCCAGATGATTTGAGGGTCCCGTTTCTGCGTCATATCGCGCTGAACGGCATTAAGCACATTCGCCGCTACTCGATTGGGCGCGTGTATCGCGAGAAGAAGGTGTTCAACTTTCACCCGAAGCAGGTGTACGAGTGTGCGTTCGATATTGTAACACCCAGCAGGGGTAAGTAGTGGGATGGCGGGGAAGATTTCAACAATGTCTCATCAACTgcctcttctctctctctctttttctctcagGACATCTCATTACCGATGCGGAGCTGCTAGCAATCGCGACAGACGTGATGAGGGAGCTTAATCTACTGCAAGGACGAAACGTGTTCTTCCGCCTCAATCACATCGGCCTGCTGCGAGCAATTCTCATGCACTGCAACGTACCGATGGACAAGTACCGCGAGCTGTTCGAGATGGTGGCCGAGTTTTTGGACGAAAAGATTTCGAAATTTCAGCTCTCTTCGCTGATCAATTCGCTGATCGGAGGAAGCGCGGCCAAGATCAATGTGAGCTTCCTGTGCGACGCGTTGCAGCTCGAACTGTCGTCAGTGGGATTGCTGGGGGGCAGTATACTGAAGAGCATCATCCGTGGCAAGGGCGAGGCGGCCAGCCTGGCAAAGGTCGCCGTCCGAGAGCTGGAAACGGTGGTCACGCTTGCCCAGAACATGGGCGTTCAGTGTCCGTTGAATGTGTGTCCGGGACTGCCGGTGAATTATGAGCGCGCCAAGACGGGCGGCATTGTTTGGCAACTGCTGGGTGAGCTGAAACCGAAGCGCAAAAATCCGCTCACAACGATCGCCGTCGGTGGACGCTACGATGGTAAACTGGCCGAGTTTCAGTGAGTGCTGATCGCTAGGAAGCTATCTCCCGTTGCCCTGATGTTAAATAttcttattttgtttctgttaaTTGCAGGAAATCGGGCATCAATAACGGCCTCCAGGTGCCAAAGGTGGATCTAAGCGGTGCCGGGTTTTCCTTTCTGCTCGATAAGCTGGTCAATGCCATTGCGCCGACGGCCGGCTACGAACCGATCGAGGTGATGATCTGTGTCACCGGCTCCCGGCCACAGCCAAAGGAGGTCGCTCAGACCTTGCGCCCGCTCTGGTCGAACAGCATCAAAACGTGCGTGGTGGAAACGAGCGCCGGAGCGGTAGACGATCTCGGCAAGGAGGCCGGTGCCACCGTTGTCGTGCTGCTGGGCGACGGTGGAGAGATGCGGGTGCGCTCGTGGAACCATGACCGCTTTCAGGAACTTCACGTCACCCGTCCCGAGCTGATGCCGTACATACTGCGCACGCTGCGCCGGTCCGATGTGTCGGCGGGCGAACTTTCCCAGGCGCTACAAAGCACTTCGCTCGGTGGGCCATCCACGTCTGCCTCCTTTTCCTACTCGTCGTCCTTCACTGCCATTTCGTCCGCGGCATCCACGAGGCTCAGCTCGGCCTCGTCGAGTGCTGCGAGCCAGCAGCAATCTATCAATACCTCCCCACCGCTCGATCTTGTGTTTCTCACGAGCGAGAAGATAAACACCAGTAAAAAGCGCCGCTACGAGCATCAGGTTGAGCATAAGATGTCGCCCGTCCTGTCCAAATTTCATCGCAAGGAAAAGGTCACCCTCATTATGGTGGACGTACCGAGCGCACCGCTCCGTGGACTGGTTGGGCTGATTGATCCGCTCGAGTGTGGATCGCAGGAGGATGACGACGACATACCGTCCGGATCGACAACCGATCGCGTGGAACTGCAAAGCCTTTGCGAGCGGTACCCCAAGTACAAACGGCAGCTGATGCAGATCTACAACGAGA
This genomic interval from Anopheles merus strain MAF chromosome 3L, AmerM5.1, whole genome shotgun sequence contains the following:
- the LOC121600438 gene encoding eIF-2-alpha kinase GCN2, which produces MAKKETIRERQENELEVIKSIFHDEVEDLRPRTGKWKPLELRLHLTPQRGSAKEAYVKADLYVTCSPKYPKCPPKLELKHAVGLSDSLVRELTEKLEQLADELKGEVMIFELANTVQAFLHQHNVPPKGSFYDEMLANQQKQALARQNTLQAEETLKRQAIQDELQRRKKELERTRRESRHSTNESSPMHRLHSSSSTENSDGAYCLEHRRSEVLYFRDGRKVLRGSCLGHSQRGCIAYAGIDQQTGELVYLTEWTLYYDGECSAESRTIRGRPVETVVGEMERLADGLMPLKHKHLIAYEGVLCRMGKEALTLFVVQEFILGTSLFSISGSLGWSVEGASMVAKGTLEALIYLHNNGVSHDNLSDSTVFMDNAGMVRVADFRLIPYIQELSDSQHLLHQSLRSPDLPSLGGLIEALLAPHSEMKDFVERCKSERTISATELLDHPFLRSTLLLHTDHVAMGQQQLTTAALQKALPAPTTVGQRSENGQQHQQQLVPYMPLVMNGSGTGQEKSRIQTEFELLSYLGKGAYGDVLKVRNKLDNREYAIKRIRLPARSKQFYKKMTREVELLSRLNHENVVRYYNSWVEATSTAEMLAATDTEGEMAGGGTVSSCDWSVASRPKRRASRVRRTTATATAAADLVKKGIEDKNIDCFVDFLPNDTSSEEDEDDEDDDETNDLDEDSSSSSSDESSGSINNHRKLNEESFNDSSGGIEFVGSNGEAPSYNSYGEAGSAVENGGVKKAATTPAPPEVLYMYIQMEFCEKSTLRTAIDAGLYQDIDRVWRLFREIVEGLSHIHQQGMIHRDLKPVNIFLDSRDQVKIGDFGLATTSILALQNQGHQNAPSGQMGHLAVASIQQGKSSDIGYSLTGKVGTALYVAPELTGNASRSTYNQKVDLYSLGIILFEMSSQPLNTGMERVKTLMDLRSDAIRLPEALLADARYSRLVQVIRWLLNHDPQKRPTAEEVLCSELVPRTRLEAEEIQDVVRHILSNPQSRHYKHLIARCFAQASDPICELSYHFDMVPMIPILPRFDYVKAKLVALFRKHGAIEVVTPLLTPYTKQHAARSNTVKLMTHSGSVVTLPDDLRVPFLRHIALNGIKHIRRYSIGRVYREKKVFNFHPKQVYECAFDIVTPSRGHLITDAELLAIATDVMRELNLLQGRNVFFRLNHIGLLRAILMHCNVPMDKYRELFEMVAEFLDEKISKFQLSSLINSLIGGSAAKINVSFLCDALQLELSSVGLLGGSILKSIIRGKGEAASLAKVAVRELETVVTLAQNMGVQCPLNVCPGLPVNYERAKTGGIVWQLLGELKPKRKNPLTTIAVGGRYDGKLAEFQKSGINNGLQVPKVDLSGAGFSFLLDKLVNAIAPTAGYEPIEVMICVTGSRPQPKEVAQTLRPLWSNSIKTCVVETSAGAVDDLGKEAGATVVVLLGDGGEMRVRSWNHDRFQELHVTRPELMPYILRTLRRSDVSAGELSQALQSTSLGGPSTSASFSYSSSFTAISSAASTRLSSASSSAASQQQSINTSPPLDLVFLTSEKINTSKKRRYEHQVEHKMSPVLSKFHRKEKVTLIMVDVPSAPLRGLVGLIDPLECGSQEDDDDIPSGSTTDRVELQSLCERYPKYKRQLMQIYNEIVDLFAQSKGTTPIVGLYSVIDTFCRLIL